A genomic stretch from Acidobacteriota bacterium includes:
- a CDS encoding electron transfer flavoprotein subunit alpha/FixB family protein, with protein MANGILVFIEHVDGKINKASYEAVRAAQLVSGETGQAISAVILGNGIGAAASEIAAKKLGAVYTVENELLKSYTADGYSVAFKQVIEQLQPELVLMTHTYEVRDFAPKLAASLRRALIGDCIGHKVEGGELVLTRQVFQGKMAADVVPVGDKPHFVSFQIGSFRGDECEAGQAEVKALAVNLDADIVRQQPEERFKEAKAAVDLTAAPLIVSVGRGIKEQKNIEIVKKLADAMGAELAASRPICDNEWLPMDRQIGSSGQTVAPKMYLAVGISGAIQHLVGMKGARTIVAINKDKEAPIFEIADYGIVGDLFEIVPALTAEAEKLKQ; from the coding sequence ATGGCAAACGGAATTCTAGTTTTCATCGAACACGTTGACGGCAAGATCAACAAAGCGTCTTACGAAGCGGTGCGCGCTGCGCAATTAGTTAGCGGCGAAACCGGTCAAGCGATCTCCGCCGTCATTTTGGGCAACGGCATTGGCGCCGCAGCCAGCGAAATCGCCGCGAAAAAGCTTGGCGCGGTTTACACCGTCGAAAACGAACTTTTGAAGTCGTACACCGCAGACGGGTATTCAGTAGCGTTCAAACAGGTCATCGAACAGTTGCAACCGGAACTGGTTTTGATGACACACACCTACGAAGTCCGCGACTTCGCGCCAAAGCTGGCGGCAAGTTTGCGCCGCGCGCTGATTGGCGATTGCATCGGCCACAAAGTCGAAGGCGGCGAACTGGTTCTGACCCGGCAAGTCTTTCAAGGCAAAATGGCCGCGGATGTTGTGCCCGTCGGCGACAAACCGCATTTCGTCAGTTTCCAGATCGGCAGTTTTCGCGGCGATGAATGCGAAGCCGGTCAGGCCGAAGTCAAAGCGTTGGCCGTCAATCTGGATGCCGACATTGTTCGCCAGCAACCCGAAGAGCGGTTCAAGGAAGCCAAAGCGGCAGTTGACCTGACCGCAGCGCCGTTGATTGTTTCCGTCGGGCGCGGCATCAAAGAGCAAAAGAACATCGAAATCGTCAAAAAGCTGGCCGATGCAATGGGAGCGGAATTGGCGGCTTCGCGTCCGATTTGCGACAACGAATGGTTGCCGATGGATCGCCAGATTGGATCTTCGGGGCAAACCGTCGCGCCAAAGATGTATCTGGCCGTAGGCATTTCCGGCGCAATTCAACATCTGGTCGGCATGAAAGGCGCGCGCACCATCGTCGCCATCAACAAAGACAAAGAAGCGCCGATTTTTGAAATCGCCGATTACGGCATTGTCGGCGATTTGTTTGAAATCGTTCCGGCATTGACCGCCGAAGCTGAGAAACTAAAGCAGTAA
- a CDS encoding electron transfer flavoprotein subunit beta/FixA family protein: MKIIVCLKQVPKNDSILRINEQGNWIQDRDLTYEINESDQYGLEAALQLKEKHGGEVIALSLGPARAQSVIKEALARGADRGLHLEDAAFDHLDAFGAASAIAAAAKAEGFDLLLTGLQSDDHGYAQTGVIAAELLGLPHATIVMDVEANDGTLRVKRELESGYFQWVSFPAPAVLTIQSGINTLRYATLKGIMAAKKKEIKKLDAAALGLQADALAPKQQIRRIYVPQKSKQTQFIEGSPTEIAAKLMDKLKNEARVF, translated from the coding sequence ATGAAAATTATCGTCTGTCTGAAACAGGTGCCGAAGAACGATTCGATTCTTCGCATCAACGAACAAGGAAACTGGATTCAGGATCGCGATTTGACGTACGAGATCAACGAATCCGATCAGTATGGGCTGGAAGCCGCGCTGCAATTGAAGGAAAAACACGGCGGCGAAGTCATCGCGCTTTCGCTTGGCCCGGCGCGCGCGCAATCTGTCATCAAAGAAGCTTTGGCGCGCGGCGCGGATCGCGGGCTGCATCTGGAAGACGCGGCGTTCGATCACCTGGACGCGTTCGGCGCGGCTTCGGCGATTGCGGCGGCGGCCAAGGCCGAAGGCTTTGATTTGCTGCTGACCGGATTGCAATCCGACGATCACGGCTATGCGCAAACCGGCGTCATTGCGGCGGAACTGCTCGGATTGCCGCACGCGACCATCGTGATGGATGTTGAAGCCAATGACGGCACGTTACGCGTCAAACGCGAATTGGAAAGCGGGTATTTCCAATGGGTTAGCTTTCCCGCGCCGGCAGTACTGACGATCCAGTCCGGCATCAACACGCTACGCTACGCCACGCTGAAAGGCATTATGGCGGCGAAGAAAAAAGAGATTAAGAAACTGGACGCTGCCGCGCTGGGTTTACAGGCGGACGCGCTTGCACCGAAGCAGCAAATACGTCGCATTTACGTGCCGCAAAAATCCAAACAGACGCAGTTCATCGAAGGCAGCCCGACAGAAATTGCAGCCAAGCTGATGGACAAGCTGAAGAATGAAGCTCGTGTTTTTTAG